The genome window GCAAATGACCACATCATGTCGCAtaccacatgttcttttgttcaaGTCGGGAAGCCTGCTTAAATGATTCTCAACAAGTTGAGAAGCCTTCTCTAATACATATTACTCTCAACAAGTTGAGAAGCCTAATCTAATACCATGATTCTCATCAAGTTGGAAAGCGGACTCCAATATTCACTAGAGTGATTATAGCACGTAAGCTGGGCAATCTCAAACacgaaaatttgaaaaagagtGTAGGGGTGTTATCGTAGCCATGCCGTAATCAAGTCATAATGATTTCACCAGCCCTGCTCAGACAGCAGTGTTTGTGTCAAGTGTCCAACAAAATGATCCTAATATAAACTGTTCCTCAATCAATGCCACTTTAGGATTACTGAATAATTAATCAATTGTTATAAGGATGTCAAAGGGGGAGGATTTATTCGAAATGGTGAGTTAACCCTTTGTTCCAGAATACAAGATGAAGTTACCAGAGTGGGTCTTAGGCACCAGGCAATTGAGCGTGACCTCAACCTTGCTATTTCCATACTACCAAACTTATTCTGTCCCGTGCCATGCGTTTAGGAGTCGCTGGTCTAGTGGCTCGTACTCCCAGCTAGTGGTCAAGAGGCCCTTGGTTCCAACCCCACCATAGACATGAGTCTCTAGGCCAGTCTCTTGTCTCACTCGCctctctccacccaggtgtataaatgggtaccggtgaGAAATACTCGAGTTGTAGCACTGGATGAGCAGCTCATTCAAGTTCTACTGAAAACGTTCAGGATAGACATGGGTTAAAGTGTATAGTCGGATATTAACCTCTCCGAATACTTGGTATGAGACTATAAACACAAACGTTATGTTGCTGAGATGAAGTTTTTTTTATCTCCCATAATAGCAAAATCAAGACCCAGAAATACCATCCATTCATAAATTAGGAAAGATATATCTTTTAACTACCCTTTCTTGCTCCATAGTTACCAAACAAATCACTAAAAAGCAAATCACACAACCGCTATCTTTATTTTTATCAAGTCCACACACAATTGTTTATTGATGTACAAAGATAACATTCACAGTCCTTTCACTTTTCATGTTTGAAAACACTGATAAAAGACTTCACTATCATTTTTATTGCCATACATCTTGGACAGCCAATCTTTCACCTTTGGTGATTGTCAAGTTGTCAAATTGGTGATGTGTCAAGTGGTAGAGATTATGGTCAATCATTGAGAGATAACATTCCCAtgaaaaaatgatttcattttttcttgCTATTCAGACTTCCCTGTTTAAAAATTAAGCAAGGAATATTATTAACCTGCTGGAGGTCATATTCCTTTAAGCATTTGGTCATATTGGGTAAAAATTGTTAAAACTGCCTATTTCCACAAATCGTTCATTCAACAAGATTTTCACTCCATTTCAGTCTGGGGAGATGGCAGAGAAAAAGGTAACGTTCCCATTATCACTATCAGCGCGGGCGACCAGATGGTACGGGAAACTCTGCAGCCTGATGGTTGAGGGAAGCCTCATCGGAATGCGCGAGACTTTCAACAAGTTCTACCCACCCCTGACCCTCGCCGACAAACTCGCGTCGCCGAATTTAAGACAACGTATGGAGACGCTCCACGCGAGAGGAATATTTGAGGAATACCAATGGAAGAAGCTGTACCCTAAGAATAAGAAACGGATTGCATCGGAGCATTATGATCTGATGTTACTGTCAATACTGCTGCGACAGATATGTCACCTAAGTCCCCCGTATCCCAACGGCTGGTTACTGATGCCTGAGGAACACGACTGCAGCATTTCTGCAAACATTGCTCGGGTCCACGCGTTGAGGAAAGAACTGTTGTCGAAGACTGAAATGTCTGATGATGAAGCCCTCCGTTACTGGTCCGTGATTCTTGGGGCGTTGTTAGAACTCGGCGGGGAGAAGTGTCTGCCGAGAGCGGATAAGATTTACCGGGAGGTGATGACGGAAGAGATGCAAGAGATGTGGATCAGCCGGCTCCAGACGTGGCAGGAGAAGGAATACAATCAGTGGCATCGGAATCCGTACGTCCGCAAACGTCTGGATAGTGCAGCAAGTGACGTGTCTACGTCAGGAGATGCTGTGTCGACTGGAAGGAGGCCGCGATTGACGAGTGTCGGGTCGGCTCATAGAGGGGGTAGCAGTCGGTTGAGGAGGCCACGGCTTCATTCTGTTGAAGGGGGTAAGTTAAGAACTGGTGGAGTAACCCAAATAGAGACACAGAAATATTGCAAATGTTAGATTTGCCAAAAGCTATTGAGGGTGTATCATATGATGGTTCAAATGACTCGGGgaaatcatgatttttattgagaaaaaatttaattttttcaatagTTGAGAAAAAACATTAGCCCGATACATTCAAAACAGTCAGGGATGACACTGGGACTGATCGTGATAAACCAAACTATTTCAGGACTACCAAAGGAAGAGTGCGAAACCCTCCAGAAATTCTACCAACCTCTCGTCACCAACGTCAAGGTCCCAGACATCATCGAGCAACTCGTCAAATACGAGATTCTCACCCACGAAGAGCAGAACGCCATCTACTGTAATGAGAAGAACCGACAACGGATGGATGCCCTGATCACGATCTTGTACAAGAAACCCGCCAATGCCTACCAGTATTTTGTCAGAGCCATCAAGTTCAAACACTCGCATCTTTACGAGATGATGAACAGGACGTACATGGCACTCAAGAAAGAATCAATGAACAACAAACCAGGTAAGCAGACGTCAACACTCCATTTGATAACATGATATTTACACAGGAGTATTCGCTGGTGGTGTTTCGGAATAACAGACCAGTTTTGTGAGCTGAAATATGACATATGACATTCACCTCTACAGATAACCTACGCCTCATGTCAGAGTTGCTCCGATCCCATCAACGGGCGATGTGTTCACGATGGAAAGCCGTTCCCTGGGTCGAGAACATCAAGTGTTCGATCAGAGACTTCTACATTCAGCAGCAGATAATCAGCTCACAAGGGTAAGAACTTTGGTCAGACTGGATTTGACCAGAAATTTATAAGCCGGCATTTATCCTTTTTTATGTGACCCAGAGTGGATAAGACAGGCTGATGTGTTTAAGTTTTGTCACATTCTGGGCAAGAACAGTAATTTATGATACCTCCTTTTATTCCAGCCAAGCTGTTGACTTACAAGACTTGTTCAGCCCAGATGACCCGCAGTCCGTCCTCATCGTTGGCCAAAGTGGCACAGGAAAGACCACACTATGCAAACGACTCATCCACGATTGGCTCAGCGACAACCACTTCTTACACAACCTGTTCCACCTCGTGTTCTACATGGACTTGTCCGTGATGAAGGGAACCGTGAAGGATCACATCTTCGAGCAGTTCACAAACGAGCTACAATTAGGGAAGGAGGAACTCTGGCAAGTGATTGAGACAAACCAACAGGACGTTCTATTCATTTTCGACGATTATGACATGAGTAATGATAACTACGAAGTTGATCAGATCGCCATGAAAAAGATGTTGCCAAATTGTTCCGTCCTTATGACGTCGATATCTACCCCCGCGATCTGTAAGCATTTTCAACAGCGTCATATATTGTTAGGGTTAGTGAGGCGAAATATTACCGATTTGGTGCGTATATACATGGAGCAGAGCAACGCGCTGCTCGACCAGGTATCCAACTTGTTTCAAGCGTTGCAAGACGAGACACTGCGTGAACTCGCCGTCAAGCCGTTCTTCTGTTTGTGTCTGTGCACAGTGGCGACCACAAATGGTGTCGACTTGTCAAAGATTACGAGAGAGATGATACTCCTCGAGCAGTTTGTGGATTGCATCAAGTTGAAACACAGCGGAAACACCCGCGAGAAAAAGAACCTGGGTACTAGGACGCTTCACGAGCTGCAACAGACGGCACTGCAAGCATCTTTGGAGCACAGCAAGGTCCTGTCCTGCGATCAACTGAAGAATGAATACGACAACAATTTCGTGTATCAGTTTGGCTTACTCAATCGCATTGACGGAGATGTTAGATGTGCGTTCGTTTGTAAGGTGCTGCAAGATTTCCTGGCCGCCCAGCATCTAAAGGACATGGGGGCAACGGAATTTAAGCAATACTGTGATCGTCTTGTTACCGATGTCTGGTTCTATGACACTTGTCGTTACGTCTGCGGGTTACGGAGGATGAACAAGGTATTACAGCCCCTGAAGATCCTGGTGACATGTCTAGCAGACGAGAATGTGAAACACAGCAAAAAGATATGCTTCATGCGTAATGAGAAGGGGGTCATATTGGGGATCTCTGAGGGCAGAATGATGGACTTTAGCTTGAGTTTAGAGTGCCTGCATGAGATGATTGACAGAGACGACATGTGCGAGATCATCTCGAAGTCCTTGCCAAAGAAGTTGATTGTACGAACCCGGGGGATCTCCTGCATGAACATGATACTGGGCCTATCTAGGATCATCCAAATAAACACACAAGGCCCACGAGAACTAGAGATTCTGTTTGATTCGCAAACTGACTTCGGCGAGAATGCAATGCTGCAACTTGCAAAAGCAATGCATTCAAACTACCAAGTGAAATTCCTCAAAGTCGAATGGAAAACGGACAACTTGTTTGCACAGTTTCTATCAATTTTGTTCCAAGAGAATATTGCGATAGATTGCGTGAAACTCGTCGACTTGTATAGCTCAGCCGAGTCCTGTTCCGTCCCAGCAACAGTCCGAGCTGATTTGCAGAAGGCTTGCAAGAGCATGAGGTACGTCAAGAAAGTGAGTCTATTCGACTGCCAAGCGCCCATGTTAGTCAACAGCGTGATCCACGGCGTGCCTCTCACGATGGAACACCTCGACCTAACCAGCTGCACGTTCAACCCTGTCACCTCACAAGAACTCAGCTATCACTTAGAGCACAGCAAAGCGCTCACTTCCCTCAACCTTACGAATATCCACCTCGAGGGCATGTGCTTTAGATACATCATGAAAGGCCTACGCATGAACCAGTCTCTCACGGAGCTAAACCTCCGGGATGCCCACATTGACAAACCAGGCCAAGTAGCTTTAGCCGAGGCCTTGAAGTTCAACCACCGATTGCGCTTGCTTGACTTGAGTCGAAACGAGTTCACCCCAGACGGGTGCATCCAGCTGAGTCAGGCGTTGTCTTTTAATAAGACTTTAAGGGAACTGGTGCTATTGGGGTCTTACTTTGACAGCAGTTACCTGGGGCTGATGATGGCTTATAAACACCCTTGGTTAAACATTGTTGAGGACAGCAGTAGGCCACCGACTGCCCGAGCAGTCATCATTGCTGATTAAATCAGTTGTGTTGCAATAGAGGCCAACAATGGCATAAGGCCAGAATAGTCATGGCCACGCATTGTTGCTTAAGACCTGTGCATATGCCATTTATGTAACCCTTTAGCTTTTAGCTTTCTGCTGTTGACTTTCCAACTTCTCCTCAACTCAGCCCATTGCTGAACATCTGATGGAGAGACAATGGTGCAATAAACACAGAGTTATGGAGAGATTGTGAGCAATCTTTAGAACTCATGAGGGAAATTTTGAGAAGAAATGACAATAACATCACTTTGGGACACCCCGTACAGCTATTTTATGTGATTTGTGCCAATTAATTGCAATATCAGGATTGAATCAATCAGTATAAATACTGAATTAGATTTACTCAATTTGTCTGTGATAACAGCAAACATGTGATTAATACCTGGAAATATTAGCTGCGATTTTATTTTGCGATTTAGTCATTAGTGAATTATAAGTTTGGCTTTTTAGCTTACTTTAGTTTGGCAGTAATACCTGTAGTTATTATTGATGAAAATTTCAGGTCCTCCATCTACTAATAGAGAATAAACAAACTAAGGAATAAAGGTCTCATCTCCTTACTTTGACTTTCAAGCAAAAACAAAAAGTATAAAAGTTCATGTACTACTCTGCCAGTCAGTGGTGCTGTTCGGGTGTCCATTTATGTACTGCATGGCAGGTCAAGGGTAGCAAAAGGTTTATATTACAACGATGAGAAGCTCCCTACCTTTGACAGTGATCAACTTCTCTATCATATCTGTACTTCAACCGTAGCATGACCTGCTCTGGAGTCAGACATCTGCAAAGAAGTAATATTACAGATTTGGTTTACAGAGTTCCTGTGTAGATGGCACCATAGATACAAAAAGTCTGTACATTTTCTAATGCAACAAGAGCTGATCACTTTACAAGAACACTGCAGCTCTCATGATCAACAGTGCTTGCCCAACATTGTTAAGAGCGAGACAACGACTTGGTCCATGGAGAGAATGCTAGAGTAGGAAGTCAACAGAGGAGAAAGTGTAAAGGTACTTCTACAGGGGGAGAGCAGATGGATATCAACTCAAATGGATTGGGAGGATCACTTGTAGTGGGCTCAGATTGCTTTAGGATATGCTCGGGGAAGAGGGCCAGCGTGGATGCCAGAGCCACTTCTCATCTGAGTCAGAACAAGACAAGTAGTATCTTGGTAGACTCCTCCTTTGATACTCACCTGCCTCCAAAGTGATAGGGAAAGGCGACTTCCATCGCAGCAAGCTTCCAGATGACCCAGCGGTATTGGTTATGGAGCCAAGCGTCACTGATCAGGCGAGGGTCGATGCCAGGCATGGCCAGGAAAGCTCTGAAAGGgtataaagaaacatcaattACTGAGAAGTTCCTGATCTTGGAAGGGATTTCATTTTATGTTATACAGCAGAACCATCCCAGTGGACACATCTCTATTTTGGACACCGTATGTGGTGTTGTATGAGAGAGAATGAGATGAAGCAGGTTGGTCTGACCTTGGGAACTTCTACAGACAGGCTGCCAACCGAACTGATGATTGAAGCCTTATGTGCCCTCCGGGGAAGAAGAGGACTAAGTAAGTCAGTTAGTAACTCACCTGGTAAACTCATCCTTTCCTGCCCTTCCATTATCATTTGGTACCAGCCGCGCTCCATCCCCCAGGAGTAGATGAGAATGCCTTGTCAGGATGGCTTCACTGTACAACTCCAAGATGTTGAAAGAGAAGTCTTCGGCAGTCTTTGCTGTGATGGCGAGGGTGTCGTCACATACACCATGTTGGTGGAGCTGGAATTAAAGAAGTATTCATAATCTAACTGACACGACCATTTGTTGAAGAGCTTTCAATTGGTACTTTCTGATCAGTTCTCAAACAATCTCTCATTCTCAATCTATTGAAGTAGCCACAGATCCGAACAAAAATCTGAATGATACATTTATTTTGGGATACCCTGTGGTCTGAGAGATAGAACTGACCTGGTGTTTTGAGAATGTTCCCGGCGTTCCACCCTGAACAGCATCTCTAAATTTCATCCGTGTTTTTGCAGACGTCTTCTTCTCAAACAAACTACCGGATATCGCTCCGATTTTctgcctcttcttcttctgtatgACAAAGTCCTGGCCCATCCTCTCCTCCTGCCAAGCAGACGTTAGGCTCTCAACAGTCTCAGGGCAAAATGCAGAGTTCGAATGATTTTCTCTGAAAATTGCACaaacaaaatgaatgaaaaagaataaaaattacatgaaccacGTCTGCCAACCAGGAGACTATTTTAATCCTCAACAATCAGGGTCCATACATCATTTCATAGGACATGGGTTAACATTGACCACCTTAATAAAACATGCAGTATTTCATCTTTCTCCAATCTTCAAATCTTCAAAATATTGAAACCAACCTGTCTGGGGCAGAAGTTCCCACCATAGTTGTATCAGAAATATCTTGAGTGGCCTCATCAACTTCTTTAGAGTTTTGACTTTCGGAGAAATCTAACGACTTTCGCTTCACTTGACAAGTTGGTGCTGGTCTTGGAGACGATTCACTGCCAGTATTTTCCTCTGGCTTTCCCTTTGGCATGGCTTTGAATGGAGTCGTAAAACTACCATCCGGGGTGGCTTTAACTGGTGTTGAGAAGTTCCCATCCTGAGGTTTCTTGTAAGGGGTATTGAAGGAGCTGGGCGGGCCAGGGGATGGTGAGGCCTTGGAAGCAGACGCTGCGGCATTCTTTGTAGGAGTGATGAACGATGACGGACGTTTAGAAGTCGGCAGATTGTGGGGTTTGAAGCTGGTTTGATGCCATCTGTGAAAGGATAACAATCAGATTGAAGTTTTCAAAGCATCAAGGGCCTACtattttacaatcattttattttctcatttgAAGTGAAAACAAACTAGGCAATCTTTTCGGCACTTTAATAATTCCAAGGTTTAGGAATAGGATGAGGTATAGGATGCAATGATTACTCCTTCTTGAACCATTCTAGGCAAAAGTGACAGAGCCACATCTCAATTTACCTGCCAGACTTGTTATCACCATGAGGAGCTGACAAGACAGAAGACCTTGGACGTCCTGCCACATGACTGCTGTCATGGAGTGTTTCTGCAACACAGAAGATATCAATAAACATAGACTTAAGTAAATCTAGTCAACAAGGTCAAAGGCAGTTTACAGCAAACTCAAAATTACTCAATCTGTACTCACGCAGCATAAGTGCTTGTTATCAGAGTAGTTCTAGATGTAGATTGGATTCAGGTCAAGAATCCTTCCTAGATATTCCAACAATAATCTCTGCAGATGACAGACTTGCGACTGAAGTTGCAAATTGAAAGGAAGTCCAAGAAAGAATGATAAGGTGCCCAAGTTGAAATTGATCATCATTTCAGCTCTTCAATGAAGGGGCGAGGAATCACAAAGGACTTTCACCAGCTTCAGCAAATGTTGATTAAAGAATGTCTTACTTTCAGGGGTAGACTTTACTGCATCTCTTGCTCCAGTCAAGTCGCTAGCAGTTAGAGTAGCGCCAAGGAATCCAGTGGCCTCGCCGATGACAGACGGATGATGACTCAGCAGTTTGGGAACTTGCATCAGAAGTCTTGAAGGCTTTTTGTCCATAGTTCCATCAGCAGACGACAATTTTGAACCCGTCTGCTCACTCCGAGTAGCTCTGACAAACACTGGTTTACGAGGCATAATCTCAGAAGTAACAAGGTGCGATCTCATTCCAGATATACCGGTACCACTTTTTGCCTGATTTGTTTCTATCAAACTGCACAAATCCCTCGTCTCTGGCTTATCTTCTGTCATCCTTAATCCCTCAATGATACAAAAGTCATCTCCATCTGTTTTGCCATCTGCCAGTTTATCCCGAGCTTTTTGTAATGATGCTTCCGATATGTCAACTTTTGACCCTTTGGCAGTCATGAAACCACTAAATCCTGCTCTGCTATTGTCCATGACGGAACCTACATTATCAACGACGTCTGGGACTAATGAATGATCAGTGTCACAATCAGCAAGTTTATCCCGGGCAGATAGAAGTGCTTTCTCAGACACTTTCACCTTTGATCCTCTGGCCGTCATGAAACCACCGAACCCAGTACCACCACTATCAATGCCTGAAGTTACATTACTGGTTTCTGGGACCAATGAATTGTCAGTGTCACAGTCTGCAAGTTTATCCCGGGCTGAGAGAAGTGCTTTCTCAGAAACCTTCACCTTTGATCCTCCTGCAGTCATGAAACCACCCAACCCAGTACCACCACTATCAATGCCTGAAGTTACATTACTGGTTTCTGGGACCAATGAATTGTCAGTGTCACAGTCAGCAAGTTTATCCCTGGCACATAGAAGTGCTTTCTCCGAAACCTTCACCTTTGATCCTCTGGCCGTCATGAAACCACCGAACCCAGTACCACCACTATCAATGCCTGAAGTTACATTGCTGGTTTCTGGGACCAATGAATTGTCAGTGTCACAGTCTGCAAGTTTATCCCGGGCAGAAAGTAACGCTTTCTCAGACACTTTCACCTTTGATCCTCCTGCAGTCATGAAACCACCGAACCCAGTACCACTGCTATCAATGCCCGGGGTCAAGTTGCTGGTTTCTGGGACCAATGAATTGTCAGTGTCACAGTCTGCAAGTTTATCCCGGGCAGATAGAAGAGCTTTCTCAGACACCGTCACCTTAGATCCTCCTGCAGTCATGAAACCTCCAAACTCAGCCTTATGACTTTCATTACCACATATCAAATCACTGCCTACTCGGAGTGGAGACATTTCCGTGTTGCAGTCCCCAAGTTTATCCTTGGCCAACTGAAGAGCTTTCTCAGACACGTTGACCTTTGATCC of Lineus longissimus chromosome 9, tnLinLong1.2, whole genome shotgun sequence contains these proteins:
- the LOC135493721 gene encoding uncharacterized protein LOC135493721 isoform X2 → MAEKKVTFPLSLSARATRWYGKLCSLMVEGSLIGMRETFNKFYPPLTLADKLASPNLRQRMETLHARGIFEEYQWKKLYPKNKKRIASEHYDLMLLSILLRQICHLSPPYPNGWLLMPEEHDCSISANIARVHALRKELLSKTEMSDDEALRYWSVILGALLELGGEKCLPRADKIYREVMTEEMQEMWISRLQTWQEKEYNQWHRNPYVRKRLDSAASDVSTSGDAVSTGRRPRLTSVGSAHRGGSSRLRRPRLHSVEGGLPKEECETLQKFYQPLVTNVKVPDIIEQLVKYEILTHEEQNAIYCNEKNRQRMDALITILYKKPANAYQYFVRAIKFKHSHLYEMMNRTYMALKKESMNNKPDNLRLMSELLRSHQRAMCSRWKAVPWVENIKCSIRDFYIQQQIISSQGQAVDLQDLFSPDDPQSVLIVGQSGTGKTTLCKRLIHDWLSDNHFLHNLFHLVFYMDLSVMKGTVKDHIFEQFTNELQLGKEELWQVIETNQQDVLFIFDDYDMSNDNYEVDQIAMKKMLPNCSVLMTSISTPAICKHFQQRHILLGLVRRNITDLVRIYMEQSNALLDQVSNLFQALQDETLRELAVKPFFCLCLCTVATTNGVDLSKITREMILLEQFVDCIKLKHSGNTREKKNLGTRTLHELQQTALQASLEHSKVLSCDQLKNEYDNNFVYQFGLLNRIDGDVRCAFVCKVLQDFLAAQHLKDMGATEFKQYCDRLVTDVWFYDTCRYVCGLRRMNKVLQPLKILVTCLADENVKHSKKICFMRNEKGVILGISEGRMMDFSLSLECLHEMIDRDDMCEIISKSLPKKLIVRTRGISCMNMILGLSRIIQINTQGPRELEILFDSQTDFGENAMLQLAKAMHSNYQVKFLKVEWKTDNLFAQFLSILFQENIAIDCVKLVDLYSSAESCSVPATVRADLQKACKSMRYVKKVSLFDCQAPMLVNSVIHGVPLTMEHLDLTSCTFNPVTSQELSYHLEHSKALTSLNLTNIHLEGMCFRYIMKGLRMNQSLTELNLRDAHIDKPGQVALAEALKFNHRLRLLDLSRNEFTPDGCIQLSQALSFNKTLRELVLLGSYFDSSYLGLMMAYKHPWLNIVEDSSRPPTARAVIIAD
- the LOC135493721 gene encoding uncharacterized protein LOC135493721 isoform X1 codes for the protein MSKGEDLFEMSGEMAEKKVTFPLSLSARATRWYGKLCSLMVEGSLIGMRETFNKFYPPLTLADKLASPNLRQRMETLHARGIFEEYQWKKLYPKNKKRIASEHYDLMLLSILLRQICHLSPPYPNGWLLMPEEHDCSISANIARVHALRKELLSKTEMSDDEALRYWSVILGALLELGGEKCLPRADKIYREVMTEEMQEMWISRLQTWQEKEYNQWHRNPYVRKRLDSAASDVSTSGDAVSTGRRPRLTSVGSAHRGGSSRLRRPRLHSVEGGLPKEECETLQKFYQPLVTNVKVPDIIEQLVKYEILTHEEQNAIYCNEKNRQRMDALITILYKKPANAYQYFVRAIKFKHSHLYEMMNRTYMALKKESMNNKPDNLRLMSELLRSHQRAMCSRWKAVPWVENIKCSIRDFYIQQQIISSQGQAVDLQDLFSPDDPQSVLIVGQSGTGKTTLCKRLIHDWLSDNHFLHNLFHLVFYMDLSVMKGTVKDHIFEQFTNELQLGKEELWQVIETNQQDVLFIFDDYDMSNDNYEVDQIAMKKMLPNCSVLMTSISTPAICKHFQQRHILLGLVRRNITDLVRIYMEQSNALLDQVSNLFQALQDETLRELAVKPFFCLCLCTVATTNGVDLSKITREMILLEQFVDCIKLKHSGNTREKKNLGTRTLHELQQTALQASLEHSKVLSCDQLKNEYDNNFVYQFGLLNRIDGDVRCAFVCKVLQDFLAAQHLKDMGATEFKQYCDRLVTDVWFYDTCRYVCGLRRMNKVLQPLKILVTCLADENVKHSKKICFMRNEKGVILGISEGRMMDFSLSLECLHEMIDRDDMCEIISKSLPKKLIVRTRGISCMNMILGLSRIIQINTQGPRELEILFDSQTDFGENAMLQLAKAMHSNYQVKFLKVEWKTDNLFAQFLSILFQENIAIDCVKLVDLYSSAESCSVPATVRADLQKACKSMRYVKKVSLFDCQAPMLVNSVIHGVPLTMEHLDLTSCTFNPVTSQELSYHLEHSKALTSLNLTNIHLEGMCFRYIMKGLRMNQSLTELNLRDAHIDKPGQVALAEALKFNHRLRLLDLSRNEFTPDGCIQLSQALSFNKTLRELVLLGSYFDSSYLGLMMAYKHPWLNIVEDSSRPPTARAVIIAD